The proteins below come from a single Gossypium raimondii isolate GPD5lz chromosome 2, ASM2569854v1, whole genome shotgun sequence genomic window:
- the LOC105788387 gene encoding uncharacterized protein LOC105788387 — protein MGVDYYNILKVNRHANEEDLKKAYKRLAMIWHPDKNPSYKRPEAEAKFKLLSEAYDVLSDPMKRQIYDLYGEEALKSGQFPPPNQSHASTSASYPRGAGHYYNNSNNNQRQQQPNTGSFRFKPRDADDIYEELFGAEANGGRGNRGFREGHFRNSNGYGTSSTTSNGELRKAAAVENVLHCSLEELYKGAKKKMRIARNVFDPSVSGKFRTLEEILTIEIKPGWKRGTKITFPEKGNEEPGVIPADVIFVIEEKPHATYKRDGNDLVVNQEITLLEALTGRTLDLTTLDGRSLVIPLTEIVKPGAEIVVPNEGMPISKEAGRKGNLRIKLDVKYPSRLTTEQKSELRRVLASVS, from the exons ATGGGCGTCGATTATTACAATATTCTGAAAGTGAATCGTCACGCCAACGAAGAGGATCTCAAAAAGGCTTACAAGAGGCTGGCCATGATTTGGCACCCCGACAAGAACCCTTCCTACAAAAGACCCGAAGCCGAAGCCAAATTCAAGCTTCTCTCCGAAGCTTACGATGTTCTATCAGATCCGATGAAACGACAGATCTACGATCTTTACGGCGAGGAGGCTCTCAAATCCGGACAATTCCCGCCTCCTAACCAATCTCACGCTTCCACGTCGGCGTCGTATCCCCGCGGAGCTGGCCATtactataataatagtaataataatcaGAGGCAGCAGCAACCGAATACGGGTTCTTTCAGGTTTAAGCCGAGGGACGCGGATGATATATACGAGGAGCTGTTTGGGGCGGAGGCCAATGGTGGAAGAGGAAATAGAGGGTTTAGAGAAGGGCATTTTAGGAATAGTAATGGTTACGGGACTAGTAGCACTACTAGTAATGGAGAATTGAGGAAAGCCGCTGCCGTGGAAAATGTGTTGCATTGTAGCTTGGAAGAGCTTTATAAAGGTGCCAAGAAGAAAATGAGGATTGCGAGGAATGTTTTTGACCCTTCCGTCTCAGG TAAGTTTAGGACTCTGGAGGAGATATTGACCATTGAAATAAAACCTGGTTGGAAGAGGGGCACAAAGATCACATTCCCTGAGAAGGGTAATGAGGAGCCCGGTGTAATTCCTGCTGATGTGATTTTTGTGATAGAGGAGAAGCCACATGCTACTTATAAGAGGGATGGTAACGATTTGGTCGTCAATCAAGAGATTACTCTGCTAGAGGCCCTCACAGGTAGGACTCTTGACCTGACTACCCTGGATGGGAGGAGTCTCGTGATACCACTAACTGAGATCGTCAAGCCTGGTGCCGAGATTGTGGTTCCAAATGAAGGAATGCCTATCTCGAAAGAAGCGGGGAGGAAGGGTAATTTGAGGATCAAGTTAGATGTCAAGTACCCATCAAGGCTAACGACAGAACAGAAATCTGAGCTAAGGAGAGTTTTGGCCAGTGTTtcgtaa